The Prevotella sp. oral taxon 299 str. F0039 genome has a segment encoding these proteins:
- a CDS encoding DUF4491 family protein — MEFYYKGVLIAISTFIIIGVFHPIVIKVEYYFGTRLWWLFLVTGILSICAALFIEDVFISSLFGVLGASLLWSIGEIFDQKKRVEKGWFPMNPKRKDEYSINKKDKKEYQ, encoded by the coding sequence ATGGAATTTTATTATAAAGGTGTTCTCATCGCAATTAGTACGTTTATTATTATAGGAGTATTCCATCCCATTGTCATTAAAGTTGAATATTATTTTGGAACAAGACTTTGGTGGTTGTTTTTAGTAACTGGAATATTATCTATATGTGCAGCTCTTTTTATTGAAGATGTTTTTATATCTTCTCTATTTGGCGTACTTGGAGCCTCATTATTATGGTCCATTGGAGAAATCTTTGATCAAAAAAAGCGTGTTGAAAAAGGGTGGTTTCCTATGAATCCTAAAAGAAAAGACGAGTATTCAATTAATAAAAAGGACAAAAAAGAGTATCAATAA
- the kdsA gene encoding 3-deoxy-8-phosphooctulonate synthase: MIKNTPIFIAGPCVIESQELLNVVAEELKAINNDLGIDIIFKASFDKANRTSIRSFRGPGLEKGLEMLANVKERYGLRILTDIHESCQAEAVGQVCDVIQIPAFLCRQTDLLVAAAKTGRIVNIKKAQFLSGLDMKYPLEKAKEAGAKDVWLTERGNSFGYNNLVVDFRNIPDMLNYTPNVIMDCTHSVQRPGAGDGKTGGDRRFVPSMAMAAKAFGATGYFFEVHPDPDEGLSDAANMLELNKLKGLIKNLL; this comes from the coding sequence ATGATAAAGAATACCCCCATATTTATAGCTGGTCCTTGTGTAATTGAGTCGCAAGAACTTTTGAATGTTGTTGCAGAAGAATTGAAAGCAATTAATAACGACTTAGGTATAGATATCATTTTTAAGGCTTCTTTTGATAAAGCAAATCGCACTTCTATTCGTTCTTTTCGTGGTCCAGGATTAGAAAAAGGACTTGAAATGCTTGCAAATGTAAAAGAACGCTACGGTCTTCGCATCTTAACTGATATTCATGAGAGTTGCCAAGCGGAGGCAGTGGGGCAAGTTTGTGATGTTATTCAGATTCCTGCCTTCTTGTGTCGACAAACTGATTTGTTGGTAGCTGCAGCTAAAACGGGTCGTATTGTGAATATAAAGAAAGCCCAATTCTTAAGTGGTTTAGATATGAAATATCCTTTGGAAAAAGCCAAAGAGGCTGGAGCTAAAGATGTTTGGTTAACAGAAAGAGGCAATTCATTTGGCTATAACAACTTAGTTGTTGACTTTAGAAACATTCCCGACATGCTTAATTACACTCCAAATGTTATTATGGACTGCACACATAGCGTGCAACGACCAGGTGCAGGCGATGGAAAAACGGGCGGAGATCGACGCTTTGTACCTTCAATGGCTATGGCTGCAAAGGCATTTGGGGCTACAGGTTATTTTTTTGAAGTGCATCCTGATCCCGATGAAGGATTGAGTGATGCTGCCAACATGTTAGAACTTAATAAATTAAAAGGACTTATAAAGAACTTACTATGA
- the dapA gene encoding 4-hydroxy-tetrahydrodipicolinate synthase, with protein MTCNIFKGLGTALVTPFNLDGSVDYNALQRIIDYQLQNGADFLCILATTGETPCLSAEEKQAIKKIVVDQCRGKVPILLGCGGNNTQAIVQELKTTDFKGIDAILSVCPYYNKPSQEGLYQHFKLLAKESPLPVVLYNVPGRTGVNLQWNTTVRLANDCKNIIAIKEASGNLEQVDKIIQNKPSHFDVLSGDDALTFSMVASGAAGAISVIGNALPREFSKMIRLEFKGEYEPARIIHHRFAELYDLLFVDGNPAGVKALLSEMGFIENILRLPLVPTRITTKQKIASILKGLQI; from the coding sequence ATGACTTGTAATATATTTAAAGGTCTAGGGACAGCTCTTGTAACTCCATTTAATTTAGATGGAAGTGTTGATTATAATGCCTTGCAGCGTATTATTGATTATCAATTGCAAAATGGTGCTGATTTTCTGTGTATATTAGCAACAACAGGAGAGACCCCTTGTTTATCTGCTGAAGAAAAGCAGGCTATAAAAAAGATTGTTGTAGACCAATGTAGAGGTAAGGTTCCTATCTTACTTGGCTGTGGTGGCAATAATACACAAGCTATTGTTCAAGAGTTAAAGACTACAGACTTTAAAGGAATTGATGCAATCTTAAGTGTTTGCCCATATTATAACAAACCTTCTCAAGAAGGATTATATCAGCATTTTAAACTTCTTGCTAAAGAAAGTCCATTACCAGTGGTACTTTATAATGTTCCTGGAAGGACAGGGGTAAACCTGCAGTGGAATACAACTGTTCGTCTTGCAAATGATTGTAAAAATATTATTGCAATTAAAGAGGCTAGCGGAAACTTAGAGCAAGTAGATAAAATAATTCAAAATAAGCCAAGTCATTTTGATGTGTTAAGTGGTGATGATGCCCTAACCTTTTCAATGGTAGCTAGTGGGGCAGCAGGTGCTATATCTGTAATAGGTAATGCTTTACCACGAGAATTCTCAAAGATGATACGTCTTGAGTTTAAGGGGGAATACGAACCTGCTAGAATTATTCATCATCGTTTTGCAGAATTGTATGATTTATTATTTGTAGATGGTAATCCTGCTGGAGTAAAAGCATTGTTAAGCGAAATGGGCTTCATTGAGAATATACTTCGTTTGCCACTGGTTCCAACTCGTATTACAACAAAACAAAAAATAGCAAGTATATTAAAAGGCCTTCAGATATAA
- a CDS encoding TolC family protein, with translation MKLRRTISLVAITFVSIAISAQETLSLASCRDLAIKNNHQLQIAKTKQEIATNMRKTAQTKYLPHVDVVGGYTLTSKEVSLLNNDQKALLQNLGSTISGSLNSNLTSLLTGLAQSGAITPQIAQQLGGLSQQVGQSLTQFGNQAGAHFVDAFRTDTRNLWTGAVVIKQPIYMGGAITAANKLGKISEELASNNIDATVQNTIYEVDKTYWLVVSLKQKQNLAKSYLHLVEKLNEDVHKMIKEGVATRANGLKVDVKVNEAEMQVLEVENGLSLAKMLLCQLCGLPVDTPITLEDESKENLSSSTVSEDISIEEAFYHRPELRMLQNNFDISVQKTKITKSAYLPQVALTGGYLISNPSVFNGFQKKFSGVWNVGVLVKVPVWSWSEGVYKTRASEAASRVAALELKEAKEKISLQITQSRYKLNEANKRLAVALKNITNADENLRCANLGFKEGVMETTDVMAAQTAWQQAQTMKIEAEIEVKLAQVNLQKVLGLLK, from the coding sequence ATGAAATTAAGAAGAACCATTAGTTTGGTTGCAATAACATTCGTCTCAATCGCAATATCAGCACAAGAAACTCTGTCTTTAGCATCTTGTAGGGATTTAGCTATTAAGAATAACCATCAACTTCAGATAGCGAAGACAAAGCAAGAGATTGCAACCAATATGCGGAAAACAGCCCAAACAAAGTATCTACCACATGTAGATGTTGTTGGAGGCTATACTTTAACGAGTAAAGAAGTATCGTTATTAAATAATGATCAAAAGGCTTTGTTACAGAATTTAGGTTCTACTATAAGTGGAAGTCTTAATTCAAATCTTACCTCTTTACTAACTGGTTTAGCCCAAAGTGGAGCTATCACACCACAAATAGCTCAACAATTAGGAGGTTTATCACAACAAGTTGGACAATCACTTACACAGTTTGGCAATCAAGCAGGAGCTCATTTTGTTGACGCTTTTCGTACTGATACAAGAAACTTATGGACTGGTGCTGTTGTAATTAAGCAACCTATATATATGGGAGGAGCCATAACTGCAGCTAATAAGTTAGGAAAAATAAGCGAAGAGCTAGCCAGTAACAATATAGATGCTACTGTTCAAAACACTATTTATGAGGTAGATAAAACCTATTGGTTGGTTGTTTCGCTCAAACAAAAGCAGAATCTTGCTAAAAGTTATCTTCATTTAGTAGAGAAACTAAATGAAGATGTACACAAAATGATTAAAGAAGGCGTTGCAACAAGGGCTAATGGACTAAAAGTTGACGTGAAAGTGAACGAGGCAGAGATGCAAGTTCTAGAAGTAGAAAATGGTCTTTCACTTGCAAAAATGCTTTTATGTCAGCTCTGTGGCTTACCTGTTGATACTCCAATAACACTCGAAGACGAAAGTAAAGAGAACCTTTCTTCTTCAACTGTATCTGAAGATATTTCAATAGAAGAGGCCTTTTATCATCGTCCTGAGTTGAGAATGCTACAAAACAACTTTGATATTTCAGTACAAAAAACAAAAATTACGAAGTCTGCTTACCTCCCTCAAGTTGCTTTAACGGGTGGTTATCTCATCTCTAACCCTAGTGTTTTCAACGGATTTCAAAAGAAATTTAGTGGCGTTTGGAATGTAGGAGTACTTGTAAAGGTTCCTGTTTGGAGTTGGTCGGAAGGTGTTTATAAAACAAGAGCAAGTGAAGCAGCAAGTAGAGTCGCAGCTCTTGAGTTAAAAGAAGCAAAAGAAAAGATTAGTCTTCAAATAACTCAAAGCAGATATAAACTGAATGAAGCAAACAAAAGACTTGCTGTTGCTTTAAAAAACATCACCAATGCCGATGAAAACCTTCGTTGTGCCAACCTTGGTTTCAAAGAAGGAGTGATGGAAACTACCGATGTTATGGCTGCACAAACAGCATGGCAACAAGCACAAACAATGAAAATTGAAGCAGAAATTGAAGTAAAATTAGCCCAGGTAAACCTACAAAAGGTACTTGGTTTATTAAAATAA
- the rlmH gene encoding 23S rRNA (pseudouridine(1915)-N(3))-methyltransferase RlmH — protein sequence MKSELIVIGKTVDKHIIACIEDYNKRISHYVSFGITTIPNIKDTKNMSEDVQKEKEGEMILKMIQPSDHVVLLDEHGKSFRSIEFAEWIEQKQIHARKLIFVIGGPYGFSPKVYERANEKLSLSKMTFSHQMIRLIFIEQIYRACTIIKGEPYHHE from the coding sequence ATGAAAAGCGAACTTATTGTTATCGGGAAAACCGTAGATAAGCACATTATAGCTTGCATAGAAGATTACAACAAACGTATATCTCACTATGTGTCGTTTGGTATTACAACAATACCTAACATCAAAGACACAAAGAATATGAGTGAAGATGTACAAAAAGAGAAAGAAGGTGAGATGATATTAAAAATGATTCAGCCTTCCGACCATGTTGTATTATTAGATGAACACGGCAAGAGTTTCCGCAGTATTGAGTTCGCAGAATGGATAGAACAAAAACAAATTCATGCTCGAAAACTTATCTTTGTTATTGGAGGTCCTTATGGATTCTCACCCAAAGTATATGAAAGGGCAAATGAAAAGTTATCTCTTTCTAAGATGACTTTCTCACATCAAATGATAAGACTCATCTTTATTGAACAGATATACAGAGCTTGTACGATCATTAAAGGTGAGCCTTATCATCATGAATAA
- the fmt gene encoding methionyl-tRNA formyltransferase, giving the protein MEKEDLRIVFMGTPEFAVATLDNLIKEDFNVVAVVTQPDKPVGRHGSVLQPSPVKTYACSKNIPVLQPMKMKDEAFQEELRSYNADIQVVVAFRMLPESVWNMPSYGTFNVHASLLPQYRGAAPINWAIINGEKKTGVTTFFLDHKIDTGRMILQKEFDIPVTADVEYVYDGLMNLGAQAAVETLNAVIEHGKNIPTTVQKEEEVLHSAPKIFKDTCKINWYQSDEKLYNFVRGLSPYPGVWTLLCSKEQADGEKEETLKIFKTTRTSESSKETVGTIVVDEGRILIATTDNYLSIEELQLPGKRRMNARDFLNGFKNLEQYILK; this is encoded by the coding sequence ATGGAAAAAGAAGATTTAAGAATTGTATTTATGGGTACACCAGAGTTTGCTGTGGCCACATTAGACAACCTAATTAAAGAGGATTTTAATGTTGTTGCAGTCGTAACACAACCCGATAAGCCTGTAGGAAGGCATGGAAGCGTGTTACAACCCTCACCTGTAAAGACTTATGCATGTAGTAAAAATATTCCTGTTTTACAGCCAATGAAAATGAAAGACGAAGCTTTTCAAGAAGAATTGCGTTCGTATAATGCCGATATTCAAGTGGTTGTAGCTTTTAGAATGTTACCTGAAAGCGTTTGGAATATGCCTTCTTATGGTACATTTAATGTGCATGCATCACTTCTTCCGCAGTATAGAGGAGCTGCACCAATAAACTGGGCAATTATAAATGGAGAGAAAAAAACAGGGGTTACTACTTTCTTCTTGGATCATAAGATTGATACAGGTAGGATGATTCTACAGAAAGAGTTTGATATTCCTGTAACTGCTGATGTAGAATATGTGTATGATGGGTTGATGAATTTAGGGGCACAAGCTGCAGTAGAGACTCTAAATGCTGTGATAGAACATGGAAAAAATATTCCAACAACGGTACAAAAAGAAGAGGAGGTTCTACATTCTGCTCCTAAAATATTTAAAGATACATGCAAAATTAATTGGTATCAATCTGATGAAAAGCTATATAATTTTGTAAGAGGATTGTCTCCTTATCCTGGTGTTTGGACTCTGTTATGTAGTAAAGAGCAAGCAGATGGAGAAAAAGAAGAGACCTTGAAGATTTTTAAAACAACAAGAACATCTGAAAGTTCTAAAGAAACTGTAGGAACAATTGTGGTAGATGAAGGTAGAATTCTTATAGCTACAACAGATAATTATTTATCTATTGAAGAATTACAGCTTCCTGGTAAGCGTAGAATGAATGCAAGAGACTTTTTAAATGGATTTAAAAATCTAGAGCAATATATTCTTAAATGA
- a CDS encoding YggS family pyridoxal phosphate-dependent enzyme — translation MNKEQVVNQLHQIKDSLPLGVHLVAVSKFRPAEFIRAAYDAGQRIFGESQEKELSLKVEELPVDIQWHFIGHLQTNKVKYIARYISLIESVDSLKLLKEINKQAIKNNRVIDILLELRVAQEDTKSGLTPDECLALLEEGKWKSLSNVRICGLMTMASYCPDEQQIASEFTIAHQLFNKIKGEYFSDKEYFKYRSWGMSGDYKIAIEHGANLVRIGTTIFGEREY, via the coding sequence ATGAATAAAGAGCAGGTCGTAAATCAATTGCATCAAATAAAAGACTCCTTACCTTTAGGAGTCCATTTGGTGGCAGTTAGCAAGTTTAGGCCTGCTGAGTTTATTCGTGCAGCCTATGATGCTGGGCAACGAATATTTGGAGAAAGCCAAGAAAAGGAACTTTCTTTAAAGGTCGAAGAGTTGCCAGTTGATATTCAATGGCATTTTATTGGGCATCTACAAACAAACAAAGTGAAATATATTGCTCGATACATTTCATTGATAGAGTCGGTAGATAGCCTTAAACTTCTGAAGGAAATAAACAAACAAGCCATAAAAAATAACAGAGTAATAGATATCCTTTTAGAGCTTCGTGTTGCTCAAGAAGATACCAAATCGGGGTTAACTCCCGATGAATGTTTGGCTTTGTTAGAAGAAGGTAAATGGAAATCACTCTCAAATGTGCGCATTTGTGGATTGATGACGATGGCTAGTTATTGTCCTGATGAACAGCAAATTGCAAGCGAATTTACCATAGCTCATCAGCTATTCAATAAGATTAAAGGGGAATATTTTAGCGATAAAGAATACTTTAAATATCGAAGTTGGGGCATGAGTGGTGACTATAAGATTGCAATAGAGCATGGAGCAAATCTCGTTAGAATAGGAACAACCATCTTTGGAGAACGAGAATATTAA
- a CDS encoding chloride channel protein: MKQSTKDYRINTKEIIMWVHRHVPQRQLILIVAFLIGLCASFAGLVLHWLIAEVQYILTSGFTPESYNLLYLVFPIVGVFFTTLFIKYVVKDDISHGITRVLYAISAKQSRLKGHHCWSSVLASAITIGFGGSVGAEAPIVLTGSAIGSNLGRLFYMDKKTLMLLVGCGASAAIGGIFKAPIAGLVFTLEVLMVDLSMASIMPILVSCVTATCFTYIFRGGESMFSFTLDSAWNVDRIPAGVLLGLFCGIISLYFIRLMASCEGIFGELKKYRYTRLLLGGIILSSLIFFFPVLYGEGYSAINILLGGRTEADWNVIMNNSLFYGHGDLLIIYVALTVLTKVFATSATNGSGGCGGTFAPSLFIGAFGGFLFSRFWNTNQIGLYLPEKNFTLLGMAGVIAGVMHAPLTGIFLIAEITGGYQLFMPLIIVSLVSVMFISIFEPHSIYAIRLAHQGKLITHHTDRSVLTLMNLNSLIIKDFVKVYPDMTLGDLVKEISKSDTSFMPVTDHSGVLLGEIDITKIRHLMFRTELYQRFTVGKIMTSLTTSVRIDDPMEEIMAKFDNSSLNFIPVVTLDNIMIGYISRTTVYSMYRKIVSDYSSD; encoded by the coding sequence ATGAAACAGTCTACAAAAGATTATAGAATAAACACAAAAGAAATCATAATGTGGGTGCATCGTCATGTGCCCCAACGTCAGCTTATCCTCATAGTTGCATTTCTTATAGGATTATGTGCATCGTTTGCAGGCTTAGTTCTTCATTGGTTGATAGCAGAGGTGCAGTATATATTAACTTCAGGTTTTACGCCTGAATCTTATAACCTGTTATATCTTGTTTTCCCTATAGTAGGTGTTTTTTTTACAACATTATTCATAAAGTATGTTGTAAAAGATGATATTTCTCATGGAATAACTCGTGTTTTATATGCAATATCAGCCAAACAATCTCGTCTAAAAGGGCATCATTGCTGGTCGTCAGTACTTGCTTCTGCTATAACTATTGGCTTTGGAGGGTCTGTTGGAGCGGAAGCACCTATTGTTTTAACAGGTTCTGCTATAGGTTCTAATCTTGGTAGACTCTTTTATATGGATAAGAAAACACTTATGTTACTTGTCGGTTGTGGTGCTTCTGCTGCAATTGGAGGTATTTTTAAGGCACCTATTGCGGGTTTGGTTTTTACTCTAGAGGTCTTAATGGTAGATCTTTCGATGGCATCTATTATGCCAATACTTGTATCTTGTGTAACTGCTACATGCTTTACTTATATCTTTCGTGGTGGAGAATCAATGTTTTCTTTTACGTTAGATAGTGCTTGGAATGTAGATAGAATACCTGCAGGTGTCTTACTTGGTTTATTCTGTGGAATTATAAGTTTGTATTTTATTCGTTTAATGGCTTCATGTGAGGGAATTTTTGGAGAACTAAAAAAATATCGTTATACTCGTCTTTTGCTCGGAGGAATCATTTTAAGTTCATTGATCTTCTTTTTCCCTGTTCTTTATGGAGAAGGTTACAGCGCAATTAATATATTGTTAGGTGGTAGGACGGAAGCTGATTGGAATGTGATAATGAATAATTCTTTGTTCTATGGACATGGTGATTTACTCATAATTTATGTAGCCTTAACTGTTTTAACTAAAGTCTTTGCAACCTCAGCAACAAATGGAAGTGGTGGTTGTGGAGGAACTTTTGCACCTTCTTTGTTTATCGGTGCCTTTGGAGGTTTCCTCTTTTCACGTTTTTGGAATACCAATCAAATAGGTTTATATCTTCCTGAAAAGAACTTCACCTTATTGGGAATGGCAGGCGTTATTGCTGGAGTTATGCATGCACCACTAACTGGAATCTTCCTAATTGCAGAGATAACAGGTGGCTATCAGTTATTTATGCCCTTGATAATAGTTTCGTTAGTGTCCGTAATGTTTATCAGTATCTTCGAACCCCATAGTATTTATGCAATACGTTTGGCACATCAAGGTAAGTTAATTACACACCATACAGACCGCTCTGTCTTAACTTTAATGAATCTAAATTCATTGATTATTAAAGACTTTGTAAAGGTTTATCCTGATATGACATTAGGGGATTTGGTGAAAGAGATAAGTAAGAGTGACACAAGTTTTATGCCTGTTACGGACCATTCGGGTGTCTTATTGGGCGAAATCGATATAACCAAGATTAGACACCTTATGTTTAGAACTGAATTATATCAGCGTTTTACGGTAGGAAAGATTATGACTTCACTTACAACAAGTGTGAGGATAGATGATCCTATGGAGGAGATTATGGCAAAGTTCGATAACTCTTCGTTGAACTTTATACCTGTTGTGACACTGGATAATATAATGATTGGATATATTTCACGTACAACAGTTTATTCAATGTACCGCAAAATAGTTTCCGATTATTCTTCGGATTAA
- a CDS encoding DUF4494 domain-containing protein: MRSRITSWFETKVRYEKDMENGMQKFVTEQYVVEALSFTEAEASITKEMSLYIRGEFKITDIKPATYSEVVYSDAESDDKWYKAKLQFITLDQKTEKEKLTTTLFLVQAGSVSRAVNNITEMMSKTATDYTITSVVETKIMDVYEHTFTTTKEVDDKPEYEEGENIENAE; encoded by the coding sequence ATGAGATCTAGAATTACATCTTGGTTTGAAACAAAGGTTCGTTACGAGAAAGATATGGAGAATGGAATGCAGAAATTCGTAACAGAACAATATGTAGTTGAGGCTTTGAGTTTCACAGAAGCAGAAGCTTCGATAACTAAAGAAATGAGCCTTTACATACGAGGAGAATTTAAAATAACAGATATAAAGCCCGCAACATACTCTGAAGTGGTTTACAGTGATGCTGAATCTGATGATAAATGGTATAAAGCAAAATTGCAATTTATTACTTTAGATCAAAAAACTGAAAAAGAAAAGCTCACTACTACACTCTTTCTTGTGCAGGCTGGAAGCGTAAGTAGAGCAGTGAATAACATCACAGAGATGATGTCTAAGACCGCAACCGACTACACAATAACAAGCGTTGTTGAAACAAAAATAATGGATGTGTACGAACATACGTTCACAACAACAAAGGAAGTTGACGATAAACCCGAATACGAAGAAGGGGAAAATATTGAAAATGCAGAGTAA
- a CDS encoding L-threonylcarbamoyladenylate synthase gives MTQSEDIKNAVEVLKRGGLILYPTDTVWGIGCDATNESAVARVYELKKRADSKAMICLVDSDSRVQRYVKNVPNVAWDLMELADKPTTIILDDAVNLAPNLIAEDGSIAIRITREAFSKELCYRFQKPLVSTSANISGEPTASNYRDIVQEIIDGVDYVCWTRRQEHKPHAPSSIIKLTKTGEVTIIRK, from the coding sequence ATGACTCAAAGTGAAGATATCAAAAATGCAGTAGAAGTATTAAAACGAGGTGGTTTAATTCTTTATCCAACAGATACTGTATGGGGTATTGGTTGTGATGCAACTAATGAATCTGCTGTTGCCAGAGTTTATGAATTGAAGAAACGTGCAGATTCTAAGGCAATGATTTGTTTAGTAGATTCTGATTCACGTGTTCAACGCTATGTAAAGAATGTTCCTAATGTTGCGTGGGACTTGATGGAACTAGCAGATAAGCCAACAACTATTATTTTGGATGATGCTGTTAATCTTGCTCCTAACTTGATTGCGGAAGACGGAAGTATTGCAATAAGAATAACAAGAGAGGCTTTCTCAAAAGAACTATGCTATCGTTTTCAAAAGCCATTGGTAAGTACCAGTGCCAATATTAGCGGTGAACCAACAGCTTCAAACTATCGAGATATTGTTCAAGAGATAATAGATGGAGTTGATTATGTTTGTTGGACACGTCGTCAAGAGCATAAACCTCATGCTCCATCTTCTATTATTAAGCTAACAAAAACAGGTGAAGTGACAATTATCCGTAAGTAA
- a CDS encoding PepSY-associated TM helix domain-containing protein, translated as MINKKKNQKMLWWHKWGGLFFTFFLLMFCISGIILNHRKAFSSVDIPRSILPKAYHYDHWNLGAIKGGFQLNNDSVLFFGSNGIGLYSSKTESYIPFNRGLKTGADNRIIINIIKAGNNAVIACANFDIYQLDVKKNQWVSLSKHLPTDERLTDIANEGNNLIVQTRSHLYVASYPFTRFKQVTIKAPNDEKIENSLFRTIWTLHSGELFGLIGKLFVDLLGVLVIILCITGLIITFYPKLISLNRKKPNRVQKCRTGFKLAMRWHNKIGVTMLVFLLILAITGTFLRPPLLIPIVRVKHSPIPFTTQYTSNTWNDKLRTIRYDNVNKQWLIYTSEGFFQLKSLNESPKRLGSAPPVSFMGVTVLEQQDTNKWIIGSFSGLFEWNTQTGAIQDLYTGEPLHSVSVNGIPTFTNSVAGYYKPKDKEAIVFDYRRGAENTNMEPTFIRMPKSFHQARISLWNVALETHVGRIYTFLPQIIVMLFIFLSGMFLISVLISGYVVYRKIHKKKSN; from the coding sequence ATGATCAATAAAAAAAAGAATCAGAAAATGCTTTGGTGGCATAAATGGGGTGGACTATTCTTTACCTTCTTTCTACTAATGTTCTGTATTAGTGGTATTATACTCAACCATCGTAAAGCATTTTCATCAGTCGATATCCCTCGAAGTATTCTTCCTAAAGCCTATCACTACGATCACTGGAATTTAGGTGCAATAAAAGGAGGCTTTCAACTCAACAACGATTCTGTTTTATTCTTTGGCTCCAATGGCATAGGTCTTTATTCTTCAAAGACAGAAAGCTATATTCCTTTTAATAGAGGATTAAAGACAGGAGCCGATAACAGAATCATTATCAATATTATAAAGGCAGGCAATAATGCTGTTATAGCATGCGCCAACTTCGATATTTATCAGCTAGATGTTAAGAAAAATCAGTGGGTCTCACTATCAAAACATCTTCCAACAGATGAGCGACTAACCGATATTGCAAATGAAGGAAATAATCTTATTGTTCAAACTCGCTCGCATTTATACGTTGCTTCCTATCCATTTACAAGATTTAAACAAGTAACGATAAAGGCTCCTAACGATGAAAAAATAGAAAATAGTTTATTTAGAACAATATGGACGCTACATAGTGGTGAGTTATTTGGATTGATCGGAAAATTATTTGTAGACCTTTTAGGGGTCTTAGTCATTATTCTTTGTATCACAGGACTTATCATTACATTTTATCCTAAACTGATATCACTTAATAGAAAGAAACCTAATAGAGTTCAAAAATGCAGAACAGGTTTCAAATTAGCAATGAGATGGCACAACAAAATTGGTGTTACGATGTTGGTGTTCTTACTCATTCTTGCTATAACTGGAACCTTCCTTCGTCCTCCTTTACTCATTCCTATAGTAAGAGTTAAACACTCTCCCATTCCCTTTACAACCCAATACACATCTAATACATGGAACGATAAACTAAGAACCATTCGCTATGACAACGTCAATAAACAATGGTTGATTTACACTTCCGAAGGATTCTTTCAGTTGAAGAGCCTTAATGAAAGTCCTAAGCGCCTCGGTTCCGCTCCACCTGTAAGCTTTATGGGAGTAACTGTACTTGAACAACAAGATACAAATAAATGGATTATAGGCTCATTTAGTGGTTTATTTGAATGGAATACCCAAACAGGCGCAATACAAGACCTTTACACAGGAGAACCTCTTCATAGTGTTTCAGTAAATGGTATCCCTACATTCACCAACTCTGTAGCAGGCTATTATAAGCCTAAAGATAAAGAAGCAATAGTATTTGATTATAGAAGAGGTGCAGAGAATACCAATATGGAGCCTACATTTATACGAATGCCAAAAAGTTTTCATCAAGCAAGAATATCGTTATGGAACGTTGCTTTAGAGACACACGTAGGTAGAATATACACCTTCTTACCGCAAATTATAGTGATGTTATTCATCTTCTTGTCGGGCATGTTCTTAATATCTGTTCTCATCTCAGGATATGTCGTTTACAGAAAGATTCACAAGAAAAAGTCAAATTGA